In a genomic window of Polycladomyces abyssicola:
- the scpB gene encoding SMC-Scp complex subunit ScpB, protein MEPRERKAIIEGLLFAAGEEGLHPKEIAEYLETDVRTVRETIREMQEEWRQAGRGVQIVEVAQVYQMTTLPEHSPYFEKLAQAPNRSVLSRAALETLAIIAYRQPITRMEVEEVRGVKSERTIQSLLRKGLVKEVGRAEGLGRPILYGTTREFLDYFGLKSLDELPMPDTIFDWAEWEAERKELYRRLGVDRDTVSETAISTEEDQMEEEE, encoded by the coding sequence TTGGAACCGCGGGAGAGGAAGGCGATCATTGAAGGGTTGCTGTTTGCCGCCGGTGAGGAGGGTTTGCATCCCAAAGAGATTGCCGAGTATCTGGAAACCGATGTCCGCACTGTACGGGAAACGATTCGCGAGATGCAAGAGGAATGGCGGCAGGCGGGCCGTGGTGTGCAGATCGTCGAAGTGGCACAGGTTTACCAGATGACCACCTTGCCGGAACACAGCCCGTATTTCGAAAAACTGGCCCAAGCACCCAATCGGTCTGTTCTGTCACGTGCAGCTTTGGAAACATTGGCGATTATCGCTTACCGTCAGCCGATCACGCGCATGGAAGTGGAGGAAGTGCGGGGCGTCAAAAGCGAACGCACCATACAATCTCTCCTGCGCAAAGGTTTGGTGAAGGAAGTGGGGCGTGCCGAAGGATTGGGCCGTCCCATCCTGTACGGAACAACACGGGAGTTTTTGGACTACTTCGGGTTGAAGAGTTTGGATGAACTTCCCATGCCCGATACGATTTTCGACTGGGCCGAATGGGAAGCTGAACGAAAGGAATTGTACAGACGCTTGGGTGTGGACCGTGATACCGTGTCGGAGACGGCAATCTCGACCGAAGAGGATCAGATGGAGGAAGAAGAGTGA
- a CDS encoding ArsR/SmtB family transcription factor, with product MEIHLLAECHKALGDPTRLKILALLKEEELCVCELVEILKMSQPAVSQHMRRLKNAGLVKERRQGQWVFYSLDGTQFPFMQSVLSCLPDMREEIDQLKEKGLKVQCGS from the coding sequence ATGGAAATTCATCTGCTTGCCGAATGTCACAAAGCATTGGGAGATCCGACACGCCTGAAGATCTTGGCACTGTTGAAGGAAGAGGAGTTGTGCGTTTGCGAGTTGGTCGAGATCCTGAAAATGAGTCAACCTGCTGTGTCCCAACATATGCGCCGATTGAAAAATGCCGGTCTGGTCAAGGAACGGCGTCAGGGACAATGGGTGTTTTACTCCTTGGACGGAACCCAGTTTCCTTTCATGCAAAGTGTGTTGTCTTGTTTACCGGACATGCGTGAGGAGATTGACCAATTAAAGGAAAAAGGGTTAAAGGTGCAGTGTGGATCATGA
- a CDS encoding aquaporin yields the protein MHRKWIAEFIGTYFLVFAGTGAIVIDELTNSITHIGVSLTFGMVVTALIYAFGHISGAHLNPAVTAGGYLPSRSMSLYGGPNARGDCGECDSATPLWQCRSFGCHIAPRFVAMIHEGGTENEK from the coding sequence ATGCACAGGAAATGGATTGCAGAATTCATTGGTACGTATTTTCTGGTGTTTGCAGGGACAGGTGCGATTGTCATCGATGAGCTGACGAACAGCATTACCCACATCGGCGTCTCCCTGACGTTTGGGATGGTGGTAACAGCTTTGATCTATGCGTTTGGTCACATCTCTGGTGCCCACTTGAATCCTGCTGTTACCGCCGGCGGATATCTTCCTTCGAGAAGCATGTCACTATATGGTGGCCCAAATGCTCGGGGCGACTGCGGCGAGTGTGACTCTGCGACTCCTCTTTGGCAATGTCGCTCATTTGGGTGCCACATTGCCCCGAGATTCGTGGCAATGATACACGAAGGAGGAACTGAGAATGAAAAATGA
- the arsC gene encoding arsenate reductase (thioredoxin), protein MKNDKKIIYFLCTGNCRSQMAEGFAKKYLGDRFEVYSAGIEAHGLNPNAVKVMAEKGIDISGQTSDVIDPELLNRADYVITLCGDANDKCPMTPPHVKREHWGFDDPAKATGTEEEKWAVFRRVRDEIEARIQQFAQEEQVK, encoded by the coding sequence ATGAAAAATGATAAGAAAATCATCTACTTTCTGTGCACGGGTAATTGCCGCAGTCAGATGGCGGAAGGGTTCGCCAAGAAATACCTGGGTGATCGGTTTGAGGTGTACAGTGCGGGGATCGAGGCTCACGGCCTGAATCCAAATGCAGTAAAGGTGATGGCAGAGAAAGGAATCGACATCTCCGGTCAGACCTCGGATGTGATCGATCCCGAATTGTTGAACCGGGCGGATTACGTGATTACATTATGTGGAGATGCCAACGACAAGTGCCCCATGACCCCGCCTCATGTGAAAAGGGAACATTGGGGATTTGACGATCCGGCCAAAGCGACGGGGACGGAGGAGGAAAAATGGGCCGTTTTCCGGCGAGTACGTGATGAGATTGAAGCCCGCATCCAACAGTTTGCCCAAGAGGAACAGGTGAAATGA
- a CDS encoding metalloregulator ArsR/SmtB family transcription factor: protein MILIAKALSDPIRLQIMDLVAKGSQEEANSKRCCQKGMCVCDIQDALNMKQSKVSYHLKELKNAGLVHERKEGKWHYYSINKDTLKDFCQELNDCYFLRT, encoded by the coding sequence CTGATTTTAATCGCGAAAGCGCTTTCCGATCCCATTCGGCTACAGATCATGGATTTGGTCGCCAAAGGAAGCCAGGAAGAAGCGAATTCAAAAAGATGTTGCCAGAAAGGGATGTGTGTCTGCGATATCCAGGACGCCTTGAATATGAAACAGTCCAAAGTGTCCTACCACCTGAAGGAATTAAAAAACGCCGGCCTGGTTCACGAACGGAAAGAAGGGAAATGGCATTACTACTCCATCAACAAGGACACATTGAAAGACTTTTGTCAGGAACTGAATGACTGTTATTTTTTGAGGACATGA
- a CDS encoding ArsI/CadI family heavy metal resistance metalloenzyme, which yields MEEKIRPGYAKFDLDEPALNLTLNEGGDMTGGIDHLEIQVSSTDDVLSIKQRLKQAGLVTFDEMDTTCCYARQDKIWVTSPDGHRWEVFVVKADADEMSGTGRNTDN from the coding sequence ATGGAGGAAAAGATCCGCCCCGGTTACGCCAAGTTTGATTTAGATGAACCGGCACTCAATTTGACACTAAACGAAGGCGGTGACATGACGGGAGGGATTGACCACCTCGAGATTCAAGTCTCCTCTACCGATGATGTTTTATCCATCAAACAGCGGCTGAAACAGGCAGGATTGGTCACCTTTGATGAAATGGATACCACCTGTTGTTATGCCCGTCAGGACAAAATTTGGGTAACAAGCCCGGACGGTCACCGGTGGGAAGTGTTCGTGGTCAAAGCGGATGCGGACGAGATGTCGGGAACGGGAAGAAATACAGATAACTGA
- a CDS encoding DUF2953 domain-containing protein, with protein MITLLWILLGLGVILVLLSLTTVRCHIQYKRVDADDRINVTFRWWKWFRLRWTVPSLQLSSMTEDGKWTPHVQATVRQSRRRRWQERLSWGVLRRMHRQYVWMREHVHHLHQWFRGLLRRFHVESLSWHSAIGTGDAAETGVLTGLAWGLKSTVVGVAGAYVQWERPPQIQVDPVFHEPHLETDFQCIVRFRIGHAILAGIRLLLNFRVRGEAKGWLNIPFKD; from the coding sequence ATGATAACGCTGTTGTGGATCTTGCTTGGCTTGGGCGTGATATTGGTTTTACTCAGTTTGACAACGGTTCGCTGTCACATTCAATACAAGCGTGTAGATGCGGACGATCGGATCAATGTCACGTTCCGGTGGTGGAAATGGTTCCGTTTGCGATGGACAGTGCCATCACTTCAGCTGTCCAGCATGACGGAAGACGGAAAATGGACGCCACATGTACAAGCAACTGTCCGTCAAAGCCGGAGGCGTCGCTGGCAGGAACGTTTGTCGTGGGGGGTACTCCGGCGCATGCACCGGCAGTATGTTTGGATGCGGGAACACGTCCATCATTTGCATCAATGGTTTCGTGGCTTGCTGAGGCGATTTCATGTGGAGAGCTTGAGTTGGCACTCGGCGATTGGAACGGGGGACGCTGCGGAAACCGGCGTACTGACAGGCCTTGCTTGGGGATTGAAATCCACCGTCGTCGGGGTGGCCGGTGCTTACGTGCAATGGGAACGTCCTCCGCAGATCCAGGTGGATCCGGTGTTTCACGAACCGCATCTGGAGACTGATTTCCAATGCATAGTGCGATTTCGGATCGGGCACGCTATCCTTGCTGGCATACGATTATTGCTCAATTTCCGGGTAAGGGGGGAAGCGAAAGGATGGCTGAACATCCCATTCAAGGACTGA
- the ytfJ gene encoding GerW family sporulation protein, with amino-acid sequence MAEHPIQGLMSTAMENLKEMVDVNTIVGDPVETPDGSVIIPVSRVGFGFAAGGSEFDTAYADDGSQGDKRQQQEDGNGQSSGKLPFGGGSGGGVSITPVAFLVVGEKGVRLLNMDGNTHLFDRLIDFAPGLVERLQNTLKKKDKQGGCEPPRMDI; translated from the coding sequence ATGGCTGAACATCCCATTCAAGGACTGATGTCCACCGCCATGGAAAACCTGAAAGAAATGGTGGATGTCAATACCATCGTGGGTGATCCGGTGGAAACGCCGGACGGAAGTGTGATCATTCCCGTCTCACGCGTCGGTTTCGGGTTTGCAGCAGGTGGAAGCGAATTCGACACCGCCTATGCCGACGACGGTTCCCAAGGGGACAAAAGACAACAACAGGAAGACGGCAACGGTCAATCATCGGGCAAATTGCCCTTCGGAGGAGGCAGTGGCGGCGGGGTTTCGATCACGCCGGTGGCGTTCCTCGTGGTCGGGGAGAAAGGGGTGCGGTTATTGAACATGGATGGCAACACGCACTTGTTTGATCGTTTGATCGATTTTGCACCCGGATTGGTGGAACGTCTGCAAAACACGTTGAAAAAAAAGGATAAACAAGGGGGATGCGAACCTCCCCGTATGGATATATGA
- a CDS encoding D-alanyl-D-alanine carboxypeptidase family protein — protein sequence MRHLKGGAMILCLIIGLISSLGWGWGSTEPQVSAHAAAMIDVQSGRLLYAKHADERLPIASLTKIMTAIVAIENSRLTDKVTVPPEAVGVEGSSIYLKAEERISMGDLLYGLMLRSGNDAAVTIARHVGGSVEGFVYMMNEKAAYLGLENTHFANPHGLDAPEHYSSAADLARLTAYALKNPTFREIVRTQVKTVPWPGEEWHRKWYNKNKMLRFYKGADGVKTGYTKKARRTLVSSATRNGRQLVTVTLNAPDDWNDSMQLLEYGFQHFHPVKVVKKGQAFQTVRGEKKGELVLRVVAEQPFIYPLTEEERHQVSIEPVLSYPLKKMDREGLRVGTARVLLNGQPVGTVPLVTQYQDEPSVFSEWMDVFQDVLGMGVGGGG from the coding sequence ATGCGGCATTTGAAAGGTGGGGCGATGATCCTTTGTTTGATCATCGGATTGATCAGCTCGCTCGGCTGGGGGTGGGGCTCGACTGAGCCACAGGTAAGTGCGCATGCGGCGGCGATGATCGATGTGCAGTCCGGTCGCCTCTTATATGCCAAACATGCGGATGAGCGCTTGCCGATCGCCAGTTTGACCAAAATCATGACGGCCATTGTGGCCATTGAAAACAGCCGCCTCACCGACAAGGTGACCGTTCCTCCCGAGGCGGTCGGCGTGGAAGGTTCGTCGATTTATCTGAAAGCGGAGGAACGGATTTCGATGGGGGATTTGTTGTACGGCCTGATGCTCCGATCCGGCAATGACGCGGCGGTGACGATCGCCCGACATGTCGGCGGATCGGTGGAAGGGTTCGTCTACATGATGAATGAGAAGGCAGCCTATCTTGGATTGGAAAACACACATTTCGCCAATCCGCACGGACTGGATGCACCGGAGCATTATTCCTCTGCTGCGGATTTGGCGCGGTTGACCGCTTATGCTTTGAAAAACCCCACTTTTCGGGAAATTGTCAGGACACAGGTAAAAACCGTCCCGTGGCCGGGAGAAGAATGGCACCGCAAATGGTACAACAAAAACAAAATGCTCCGATTTTACAAAGGCGCGGACGGGGTCAAGACGGGTTACACCAAAAAAGCGCGTCGAACGTTGGTTTCTTCCGCTACGCGGAATGGCAGGCAATTGGTGACAGTCACGTTGAACGCCCCCGATGATTGGAATGATTCGATGCAATTGCTGGAGTACGGATTTCAGCATTTCCATCCCGTCAAGGTGGTGAAGAAAGGGCAAGCATTTCAAACGGTAAGAGGGGAGAAAAAGGGAGAGCTGGTATTGCGAGTGGTGGCCGAGCAACCGTTTATCTATCCATTGACAGAGGAGGAACGACACCAAGTCTCCATAGAACCGGTGCTTTCCTATCCACTGAAAAAAATGGATCGCGAGGGATTGCGCGTGGGGACGGCCCGCGTGCTGTTGAACGGCCAGCCGGTCGGTACGGTTCCGCTTGTGACGCAGTATCAAGATGAGCCATCCGTCTTTTCCGAATGGATGGATGTGTTTCAGGATGTGTTGGGAATGGGGGTCGGGGGCGGTGGTTAA
- a CDS encoding nucleoside recognition domain-containing protein, giving the protein MVNYIWVFMIASGVVAAVLQGRLDLVTSAALKGAKEGVAVCIGLISILVFWMGMMRIAQDAGLLEKLARLLRPLVRVLFPSVPPDHPAMGYILSNMTANLFGLGNAATPMGIKAMEELQKLNPDQKTASPAMCTLLALNTSGFTLIPATIIGIRMKYGSVDPAEIIGTTLFATGCATLTAILVDRLYRSRWENRVGR; this is encoded by the coding sequence GTGGTTAATTACATATGGGTGTTTATGATCGCCAGCGGAGTGGTGGCTGCCGTTCTACAGGGGCGGTTGGATCTGGTCACGTCCGCCGCCTTGAAGGGAGCCAAGGAAGGGGTAGCTGTCTGTATCGGTCTGATCAGTATTTTGGTGTTTTGGATGGGGATGATGCGGATCGCACAAGACGCTGGACTGTTGGAGAAGCTGGCCCGGCTGCTTCGGCCGCTGGTACGCGTGTTGTTTCCGTCGGTACCCCCGGATCATCCGGCGATGGGCTACATTTTGTCCAACATGACGGCCAACCTGTTCGGTCTTGGAAATGCGGCCACCCCCATGGGTATCAAGGCGATGGAAGAATTGCAGAAGCTCAACCCGGACCAGAAAACGGCTTCTCCGGCTATGTGTACCCTGCTCGCCCTGAATACCTCCGGTTTCACGCTGATTCCGGCGACCATTATCGGTATTCGCATGAAATATGGATCGGTCGATCCCGCTGAAATCATCGGAACGACCTTGTTTGCAACCGGATGCGCGACACTGACGGCGATCTTGGTGGACCGACTGTACCGCAGTCGATGGGAGAATCGGGTAGGGCGATAG
- a CDS encoding spore maturation protein: MVEIVSFLSKLILPAILAFIPLYATFRKVPVYESFTEGAKEGFPTAIQLIPHLVGMMVAVSIFRETGALHFYLRLLSPLVDGIHFPREVIPLAILRPISGAGSLAFVESIFRTYGPDSFLGRLASTMQGSTDTTLYVLTVYFGAVGIRRTMYAVKVGLWADLVGMLASWFIVVMLYG; the protein is encoded by the coding sequence TTGGTCGAAATCGTCTCTTTTTTGTCCAAGCTGATCTTGCCCGCCATTTTGGCGTTCATTCCCCTATACGCCACCTTTCGTAAAGTGCCGGTATACGAAAGCTTTACAGAAGGGGCTAAGGAAGGCTTTCCCACCGCGATCCAACTCATTCCCCACTTGGTCGGGATGATGGTGGCCGTCTCCATTTTCCGGGAAACCGGAGCGCTTCATTTTTATCTCCGCCTCTTGTCACCCTTGGTGGATGGGATTCATTTCCCGAGGGAAGTCATACCCCTCGCGATATTGCGTCCGATTAGCGGGGCCGGTTCACTGGCATTTGTCGAAAGCATCTTTCGTACATACGGTCCGGATTCGTTTCTCGGACGACTGGCTTCCACGATGCAAGGGAGTACGGACACGACACTGTATGTGCTGACTGTTTACTTCGGTGCGGTGGGCATCCGGCGCACGATGTATGCCGTCAAAGTGGGATTGTGGGCGGACTTGGTTGGGATGCTGGCATCATGGTTTATCGTGGTGATGTTGTATGGTTGA
- a CDS encoding YheC/YheD family protein, whose translation MAVQKYVSNKMKYNKVLLKDPWLSSYVPKTVWFSITALEDMLKTYPVVFIKPNSNHRGNGIIRVKKVSQQWGLFGGKPSYELRYSYKDEVKTCYLNGVINEVVNEINPNKKYIVQQGIDLATFDGLPFDLRILMHKPGKRWQISGWLARVAQKEQIVTNHIRGAKVLTLGQALNKNTHLNAVDLTMKLGDLAQQISQVLGSYFDLRILALDMAVDKKGNLWFIEMNSDPMFRKMFKKINNKEMYENILSTRNYIIKKYKHRRPKRRL comes from the coding sequence ATGGCTGTGCAAAAGTATGTCTCCAATAAAATGAAATACAACAAGGTGCTCCTGAAGGACCCCTGGCTCTCCTCTTATGTTCCGAAAACGGTTTGGTTTTCCATCACAGCATTGGAGGATATGCTCAAAACTTATCCTGTGGTTTTCATCAAACCAAATTCGAACCACAGAGGGAACGGAATCATCCGGGTCAAAAAGGTATCACAACAATGGGGTCTGTTTGGGGGAAAGCCATCCTACGAGCTACGCTACAGCTACAAAGATGAGGTGAAAACCTGCTACTTGAATGGAGTGATTAATGAAGTAGTAAATGAGATAAACCCAAATAAAAAATATATTGTTCAACAAGGAATTGACTTGGCTACTTTTGATGGACTGCCCTTTGATCTCCGGATTTTAATGCATAAACCCGGGAAACGGTGGCAGATTTCCGGGTGGCTGGCCAGAGTGGCACAAAAGGAGCAAATTGTAACCAACCACATCAGAGGAGCCAAAGTCCTGACATTAGGCCAAGCACTGAATAAAAATACACATCTGAATGCTGTCGATCTAACGATGAAGTTAGGGGATCTGGCTCAGCAAATTTCTCAAGTGCTTGGATCATATTTTGACTTGCGGATTTTAGCTCTGGATATGGCGGTCGATAAAAAGGGAAACTTGTGGTTTATTGAGATGAATTCGGACCCTATGTTCAGAAAGATGTTTAAAAAAATAAATAATAAAGAAATGTATGAAAATATCCTAAGTACAAGAAATTACATTATCAAAAAGTATAAACATCGCCGCCCAAAAAGGAGGTTATAG
- a CDS encoding YheC/YheD family protein codes for MKLNNLLLKDPGIAPYIPKTVWFTDEALKEMLTTYPTVFVKPNKVIPVTGSLGLKKWTS; via the coding sequence ATGAAGTTGAACAACCTCCTATTAAAAGACCCCGGAATTGCTCCCTACATTCCGAAAACGGTTTGGTTTACCGATGAAGCCCTGAAGGAAATGCTAACGACCTATCCCACTGTTTTTGTAAAGCCCAACAAGGTCATTCCGGTAACGGGATCATTAGGATTAAAAAAGTGGACAAGTTAG
- a CDS encoding transposase, which produces MYIVMDSLLPYYHKKMKVWAKENHVKLAYTPTYTSWLNSIECHFGSLRKFFLEGSIYSTHTSWLRRAKNTYDGATDVNVTMRYL; this is translated from the coding sequence CTGTATATTGTGATGGACAGCTTATTGCCTTATTATCATAAAAAAATGAAAGTATGGGCGAAGGAAAATCATGTGAAGCTGGCTTACACACCTACTTATACATCCTGGTTAAACAGTATTGAATGCCATTTTGGCTCGCTCCGTAAATTCTTTCTCGAGGGAAGCATCTACTCGACTCATACGAGTTGGCTAAGGCGAGCCAAGAATACATACGATGGCGCAACAGACGTAAACGTCACGATGCGATACTTATGA